In Agelaius phoeniceus isolate bAgePho1 chromosome 16, bAgePho1.hap1, whole genome shotgun sequence, the DNA window gctgcaggcactgctgggttacatttcagcatttccagcaggtTTTGCTCCTCCAGCTGGGGTTCTTGGCCAACAGGAAAGTGCTGCTGGAGTCTCCATGCCCATGGATGGGTTATTACATTTTTGGtgtcttgttttcattttccagggaggtgctgccctggcagctcaCAGTGGTGTCTGTCCACAGCCCCCCCTGAAGGCACTTGGGTTTTCTCTCAGgcatcctgtgcagggctgagcagcactgagccaTGGAAAAGATGGAAGGGaaatcttccctgtgagggGGGTGAGGCCCTAGAacatgttgcccagagaagctgtggctgctccatccctggaagtgtccaaggccaggctggatggagttctgagcaacctgatctagtggaaggtgtccctgcctgtagCAGGGGCTGAGAATGAAATGGGctttaaggtgccttccaacccaaaccctcctgTGGCTCTATGAAACCCTGATAAACATCAGAAACCTTCTTTAGAACTGTTTTGAATCAGGTGATTAGAAATTTGGGGGACATCTGCTCTGTCTTCCTGGTGTCTTCTGTGCTCTGGAGtgatcagcagggctggggggtgtTTGTAACCATGTCCTGGTCTCACTGTGTCCTTCTCTCTGCCAGggttccagcccagctgggggctgcctTATGGCCCTGTCGTGTGACTACAGGATCATGGCAGAGAACCCCAAATTCAGCATCGGCCTGAACGAGGCCCAGCTGGGCATTGTGGCTCCCTTCTGGTAGGACACTGCCTCCCACTTGTAATATCATGTGTAGATCTCTAGAAAGAATTCATCTCCAAGTCGTTAATTAGTCAGTTTGGATGGTCATGGTGGTGTGGTTTGTGTGTCAGGGGTCAGGTatttgcagctgcaggagatgacACCTCAtttctgtcctgtcctgcaggaaaagctgaaaaGCTTTCAGGCTGCAGAATGTCCTCACATCCTGCACCAAGGACCTCAGTTCTGGCCCTGCAATTAGCTCCAGAACTAGTGCTGGGAGGTCTCATGGGTCAGGCTCAGTCTGGGAATAGGCTTTTCTCTGAGTACACACTGTGTACCTGCAAAATCCAACAGTGTGGAGATCTCTGAAAGCATGGAGGCACCAAGACACTGACACACAGGCCCTTGTTTGCCCTAGGAATGTGTAAATGTACTGTTGGGAAGGAGCTTTCAGTCACAGCAAGTGGgtacccacaggcactgagagTAAAAAGAGCAGCTTTCTTACAGAGGAGAGGGAACTCTCTTGGGGTACTCCCAAAAATGGCTCTTCTCACACCATTTTCACATCATGACTGAGCCCACAGCTGCTGTTCAGAGCCCTGAGCCTGGGGAGTGGGACCAGGATGCTCTCAGAGCACTGAACCTGAGGAGTGGGACCAAGGTGCTGTCAGCTCTTGGTGTCCAGGTGAGCTGCCCCTGAGCATGGCTTTCCCTCCCATCTCTTGCAGGTTTAAGGACACGTTTGTGAATGTTGTGGGACACCGAATTGCTGAACGCTCCCTCCAGCTGGGCTCCCTCCACCCTGCACCTGAGGCCCACAAGCTGGGCCTCGTGGATGAGCTGGTGCCAGAGGAGAAGCTCATGGAGAAGGCTGCAGCTGTCATGGCACAGTGGCTGGCCCTTCCTGGTAAACCTCTGTCAGAACAGGAGGGGACCTGGTCTGAGTGGGAAGTGCTGGTGCCTGGGAGCTAACAGTGTAACAGTTTCCATTGAAAGGGGAGGTTTGGATGGCTGGGAGGTAGGAAagctcagcccagcagccttgGGCTAAAGGAGAGGGACACTGTGCTAATGTTCAGGGCACgtggctccagctcagctcatCCTGCCAGACCTGCTGAGTCAGTCTGGAGGTGTCTGAGCTCCACAGACAAACTGAATCTCTGTCAGTGGAGGTGTTAGCCCAGGAAAGCTGCCATGGAGCTGAGTGAACAGGCTGGGTGAGAGCTCCTGGGTGGCTGCCAGCCTGGTTCATGGTCTGAATCAACTCTTGGCACTCTGGATGGCAGTGATGGGGCTGTGGATGAGGACAGGCAGACAGCACAGGCATCGTGTGTTTGGGCTGCTCCATGGCTGCAGCACAAggctcctgggctgggagagggctCTCCACAGATCTGCCCATGCCATCTCtcctccctgctgtcctggtGTTAGAGTGACACCTCACCCCCCAGACTAGGGAGCAAATCTCAGCTGTGCCCTCTCCTGACTTCCAGGAGGTCCCATGAAGATCTTTCCCCTAAATCAGACCCGTGTCTGGTTGGAGGAGGCTTCAGCACCTGGGTGCTGGAGCAATTCAGGGTTCCCAGTGTGTGGATGGAGGGGGTCAGTCCTCATTTCATTGTCACAAAGTGCATGAATAAAACATCTGTGCCCCAGATGTGCTGCACATCACTGCACCTGGCTCTGTGAGGGTGTGAGCAGATATGTGCTCGAGGCCTCAGCCAGCTccaccagcccctgctgctccagcagcatccaCATGTCCATGTGGAGTGGCACAGGCCCAGGGATGAGCTCGAGGGAAGTGTTGCTGGCTTTGTACAGCATGGTTGGCAGGAGCAGAACTGTCTTGCAGGGATTGAAGGGGTTGGTTCAGGGGAACTTAGAGCCACAGCAGTTTCAAATAAGAAGGAATTTTGTTTGGTTGCTGGTATGTATTCGAGGTGGGTGTTGGGCTctggagggcacagagagaaGGAGGTACGAAACTTTTGTCATCTTTGCCAGTAGATCAGTCATTTCCCCACTGAGCAATACAACCATAATTTATTGTGTGAGAATTTATCCAGTTcagctcccagctgatgggtttttttcttactcctctctctgctgctttcaaGAGCACTTTGCTGTGTGAACTATCCCATTAGACCTGCATTTGGTGGCATTGAGAGCTGGTCAGGGGTGAGACCAGGGCGTGTTGCTCATCCTTGCTGTCCTCTCTGCAGACCATGCCCGCCAGCTCACCAAGACCATGATGAGGAAGGCGGTGTTGGACCGCCTGGTAGCTCACCGGGAGGAAGACATCAAGAACTTCATCAGCTTCGTCTCAAAAGAGTCCATCCAGAAGTCCCTTCGCATGTACATGGAGATgctgaagaagaggaagagctgAGGGTCCAGCTGGTCCCTGGGAGGTCGAGTCACCCTCTGAACCGCTGCAGGAGCTGTTGGTCTCACAGCGAAGCCACCCGCAGTGCCAGCAGTCGGTGACATGCcacctgctcccacagccagcCAGCTGCCCCTTCCCTTTGTGCCTGTAGAGTGCCTGACACCACTGCTGCCTTCCCCtagggcagggagagcccacCCAGCCCCCCAAGGaatggacagggacagggtctCAACACGCCGTGGCCCGAGCCTGACGGTCCTTGGATGTCCTCCCTCCTGTCCAACAGTTAATCGTGAAATGAGGTTTGTCAATAAATCTTCAGTGAGGTAGGAGATGGATGCTTTGTTCCATGGCTCGACTGTGGTCACAGTGTCCTGGCTGGTggcctgtccccaggctctggttCATggtgggctctgggctctgggcacagccagctgcCATCCTTCTCCAGACTGGGATCTGGGGCAGCCCATGCATAGCACTTGTGGATGGGGCTGAGTGGAACACCTTCATGGGGATTGGtggtgggagctggagctggatcctggtctgtggctgcaggaggagctcaggCTGCCAGCTTCACCTCGACTGGGTAGTGGTCACTGACTGCCAGGGCCTGGAGGAGGGCAAGAGGTGGGAGATGTTCAGTGAGCCACTCACCCCAcactctgctgctggggctcaCAGGGCAGTCAATTGCCCTGCCAGAACCTTCTGTGTGCTGGAGGGGgcacactgtccccagccccaagACACTCAACACACAAGGCTCTCATGGTGAGGTGGCCAGCTGTGGCTTGGGGTGGGCACTGGCAGGGGGCCACCTCCCCTCCAAGCCCCCATGTCTCATCTAGGGGCTCTGTGCCAGTGATGGGTTGTTGAAGGTTGGCTTGAGTTACCCCATACCTTGAGTCTTGCCCATGGAAGACAATAAAAAGCCCTGTGCGTCTCCTCTCTTCCCAATGGGGACAGGcagtgaccccaaatcccttgtCCTGTTTCTACCTTTGGGTCCCTTGTTACCTTGAGCCCCTCAAAGAGACaaggacagccctgccagacTGGGCCAGCTCAGCTTTGGTGCCTGCTAGAGCCCCAGATGTGTGATCCTGGCTCACCTCCTCCTGGTCCAGATGGAAAGCACGCTGGAAATTGTAGATACCAGCTGAGTTGGACAGGACGCTTCTCTTCAGCTTGCTGCCACACACCACGATCCTGCAGGGGAGATGTGGGTGAATGGTGGGTGCCcctgctggcagtgcagggggtccctggggtgcCAGGGAAGGGGCCAGTGGTGCCGTGGTGGCAGTGCTGACCTGTCATAGGCGCAGTCTGACTTGCCCACGGTGGTGTCGGCGCTGTCGGGGATCAGCCATTTGAAGATGTCGCTGGTGCGCAGGCGGATGGAGGGCCAGTCACCAGGCTGCACGTACGAGCAGTCGGCATTGAAGTCCCCCAGGAACATCATGTTCTACAGGGAAGATGGGAGCTGTGGTGGTGAGCTGTTCCTGCCACCAGCCCTCCCATGGGGGTGGCAGGGACCACCCTGTCACGGAGCAGGAACAGGGTTCTCACCCCACCACTCCTGCACTGGCTGCTCCCGCCTCAAATCAGGGTCCCAGTGTGGGTCAGACAGTCCCTGAGGCTCCGTGCCCAACCTCTGTGTCCCCCCCCAGTGCTGGTGACACTCACATCAGTCCCCCAACCTCTGTGTGCCCCCCAGTGCTGGTGACACTCACATCAGTCCCCCACTTGTTGATGATGGCCAGGTAGACATCGTAGAGTGCATCAATCTCAGCGACAGCATCGTGTGGGGCTGAGTGCAGGGGCACCAGCACAAACTCCTTCACCTCTGCCACGGGAGAGAGGGATGTCAGCCCTACAGCCACCCCATGCCACAACCCATGAGGGCCACTTGTTCCCCCACTTACTGGTGCTGGGTGCTGAGACCCTCAGGATGAATGGCTCCCTGCTGAAGACATCCTGGGGGTCCTCATACTGGTAGGTGTCCACCACAGACACAACATCTGTCCTGTGGCAACAAAAGGATGGTGACCCTGGGActtggcacagcccctgggtcCCCTCCGTGGTGCTGGTGGCCCTGCAGTGCCATGTcacaggctgcagcactgccagccccatTACCTGTAGATAAACAGGTACATCTCCTTGTAGTTCTCCCGTCCCAGGGGGCCACTGATCTCGTAGTCATACTGGGATGTGGATGCACTGCAGAGACACAAAGGCAGGACAGTGACGTGGCTGGGACCGTCCTGGATCGGCTTTGGCATGTCTGGGAGCTGGGTGGCCCCAGGGTTTGCACCAGCTGGTCCTGCTCTGGAGTCCCCATGGTTCACGGTGCCCTGGTTGTGGAGTGACATGAGATAGAGCGGCTCTGAAGCCCCCAAAGCCTCTCCCCCAGGGGCTCCTTGGGCACAGCATGACGTGGGGCGGCTCCTGTCACCCTTTCTCTGCAGGGACATTCCTTACCTTCATTTGCAGCAGAGCTAAATTAGGTCAGTGAGtagcctggggctctgcagcacccagcgtcaccctccctgccctggctgctttGTGACCATGCTGGAGGGGACACGGGGTGAGGACATGGGCTGGGCACACCTGCTCAGGAGCATTAGCTGCCTTTCGacacggcagcagcagcagcttccgcaTGGTCCTGAGCCGTGCCCTCTCCCAAAACTGGGtcagcacccagctggtggGGGGCTGCCACCCTGCTGTGGCCAGTTTTAGCCCACCTCAGCAGCCCCTTTTCCTCCCAGGGTACTAGAACCACCCCCTCAAAGCACCATCCACTGCTAGGCCCATCCTGGGGTGCCCTGGCCACTCACAGGGTGTTGGGGTGCAAGGTCTGCCtgtcccttcctccccctctcTTGCTTCTGCCCTGTCCTGTTGAATTTTGGAGACTGAGCTTGCCAGAGCTGTAGTTCCTTTCCATCCTGCATGCTCTGGTGAGCTTACAGCTTTCAGAAGGGATTTGTATCACTTGTATCCCCATTCCCTTCACTGGGTTATCCCCAGTGTTGTTTTCAGTGCCTCCTCCTTGCCCCAGCACATTTCTCCTAAtatcctattttttttcccaaaaataaaCTCTCTGTTCATGGGTAACTTTTTTCCTCTTACTGCTCAGGCAACCTGGCtttccctgctggtgctgccatcccagtcccagcccctgtTGTACCTGTTGAGCTGCTCCATGAGCTGGGTGACGGCGCTGAGGTCGGAGTCGCGCACCTCCTGCACCAGCACCACGTCGTAGCGGCGCAGGACCTGCGGGGCCGAGGGCCACAGCTCAGGGCCACTCTCCCAGCCACCTCCCAgccagggacatggcttcaGCACCATGGGGACTTGCATGTCCCTTGGAGCCAGGGCAGATGCCcccagggagggctcagaggGACTGTAGGTTGTGCCTGACACCCCAGCAAGCCTTCATCCACCCAGGCCATCCCCAGCACTGCGATGCCATCCCATCCTCAGCCACATCCCCATGTCTCTGACACAGGAGCCCTCTTGGGGTCTGTCCCAGCACACAGCCCCATGGTCCACTGGCTGCACTCACATTGATGATGATCTCTGCCACTTCCTTGTTGGACATCTTGGTGTCACCAAAGGACTGGATGTTGAAGGCACCGATGCGCAGCATGGCAgtggctgggcacaggaggaGAGCCACAGCCAGCAGGGACAATTCCAGTGTCACAGTCCCCATTCTTACAGGATTAATGCTGGGTCACAggggtgcagggatgggagatgaaCTCGGAACACTATTTTGAGTTTGaggtggaggaaaaaaacataTAGATCCTTCCAAAGTCCTGGTGTGTGACAGTGTGTCATGGTGGGCATTGCCCAGAGCAGGTTGCAGAGCTGGTGTGGGCAGTCTGCCAGCTCACCACTCCCAAAGAAGATAAATCCTGTCTCACCACTGTGAGCCTGCCTCTTCCAGCTCCAGCGATCACCCAGCTCCACTCCCCTACCAGGGTGTCTTCACTGCCCACCAGCCCCATCCACCACTGCCAGCATTCCAGGCACCCCAGGCTGTTCCACATCCTTAAACTTCACCACACCCCCCCTCCTTACTGCTGGGGTAAGGAGCCTCATCCCAACttatcccagttcatcccagtcccaCCTGGTTGCAGTTGAAGGTGCTGATCCCGGAGCCGTCCTTACCTGGCTGAAGGTGCAGCACCTCTGCCCTGCCGGCAGCAGGACGGGCAGCTTTATTCCCGGCAAAGCAGGATGAGTCTGACACCCCCTGGGGGTTTTGACATAACTTTGAGCTCCTTCCCACATTGGGAAACCAAAAATCCCACAGGGTGACAGGGTGGGGCCAGCACAGCCATCCCTGTGCTGATGCAGCAAAGGACAGACAGGGAGACTTGGAAATGCTGGGGCATCCCTGTGGGACTGGGTGGGTGTGTGGGACTTGGGGGCTGCCATCTGGGGTGGCACCTGGACCATAGAGTGGGCACGGTGGCCAGGCAAGAGGTGAAGGGCGCTGGCCTTAATTGGGTGATTCAGACAGTGTAATtagagggaagagaaggaaatggCCAGTGTGTGGGTCAGGCAGGTGAGCACCACCAGCCATGGCAAGAGGGGATGGCTGCaaacccctgcagcagccccagtgtcacccagaaCAGCCCCACTGGTGACCCAAAGTAGCCCCAGGAGGGCTGGCATTCCCCATGCCAATCCATGGCATTCCCATGGCCCATGGCATCGCCCCAGGATGACAacagagctggctgtggcagctgctcATGCCAGGACTTGCCAGACTCTCATGTGCACCTCCAGGTTTTGTATCCTCACACCCAGTCTCGGGATGAGTCCCCTGTCCCTCGGTGCTGTGTCGGCACCGAAACCCCTGGGAAGCCCCAAGCCCCCTAGGAGCTGACTCACATCCTCCCTGCACCCTGTCAGTGCCCTGtcagcagccctgcagtcagagccaggcaggctctgccagAATGTGGCCCTgtgagctggcagcagagcatcCTGCACCCTGGAAAGGctggagccccccagccccttcccagagTCCTGGCTTtgccaccatcagctgagaaggaagcagagcTCACTTGGAGCCTCCCTGGTtctctggcagggggctgaggggctTCTGGGGATACTGAAGGGATCTCTCTTCCAGAGCTGCAGATGCAGGAAAAGGCTCATTTTTAATggaagcagaaagcaaaaaactTCCACAGGAGCTCAAGGACTCCTTGCAGGGACAGTGGGCAGCTTGGCTGGCACCAGTGGCGCGTGGGCTCCCACGAGGGATGCAGGTGTTTGCTGAGGTGTCCTGGTAGCCACTGGAGTGGGGACAGGCTCAGAGGGCTTTCAGGGTCACCTCCACTGGGAAATGGTCGCTGACAGCCAAAGCCTGCGTGTGAGGGAGAGCAGAGTCACCCTGACCACAGTCAGCTCATAAATCCTGAGCTCATCTGGACCCACTCCCACTGTCATGGCTGGCTGAGACTCCAGCATTCCACTCCAACCCTCAAAATTTAGACCATACCCCAAAATGCTCGATGTGGAGGGTTGATTCGGTACAACAGCTGGGGTTAGGCTACCCTTAGGGGCACCCTTGGGAACAGGGAGCCCTCCCATGCTCCCAGGAGCTATGGTGGGGCACATCCCAATGCTGGTGGGCTCAtgccccagccagcccctcACTCACATCCTTCATCTGGAGCTGGAATTTCTTCTGGAAGTTGTTGACAGTGGCAGAGCCAGGTTCAATGTCTTGGCGCAGGGCGGT includes these proteins:
- the ECI1 gene encoding enoyl-CoA delta isomerase 1, mitochondrial, with the translated sequence MAAAALARRIGRTGVLPLCCRLPAWDRASRPSPSPLQPPGLPLAPCRSFSNNKIQVELDESSGVAMMKFKSPPVNSLSLEFLTEFSISLEKLENNRACRGVIITSAVPKIFSSGLDITEMCGKSMEHYTEFWRAVQEMWLRLYGSNMVTVAAVNGSSPAGGCLMALSCDYRIMAENPKFSIGLNEAQLGIVAPFWFKDTFVNVVGHRIAERSLQLGSLHPAPEAHKLGLVDELVPEEKLMEKAAAVMAQWLALPDHARQLTKTMMRKAVLDRLVAHREEDIKNFISFVSKESIQKSLRMYMEMLKKRKS
- the LOC129127330 gene encoding deoxyribonuclease-1-like 2; this translates as MGTVTLELSLLAVALLLCPATAMLRIGAFNIQSFGDTKMSNKEVAEIIINVLRRYDVVLVQEVRDSDLSAVTQLMEQLNSASTSQYDYEISGPLGRENYKEMYLFIYRTDVVSVVDTYQYEDPQDVFSREPFILRVSAPSTKVKEFVLVPLHSAPHDAVAEIDALYDVYLAIINKWGTDNMMFLGDFNADCSYVQPGDWPSIRLRTSDIFKWLIPDSADTTVGKSDCAYDRIVVCGSKLKRSVLSNSAGIYNFQRAFHLDQEEALAVSDHYPVEVKLAA